In the Solibacillus sp. FSL K6-1523 genome, one interval contains:
- a CDS encoding transglutaminase domain-containing protein produces MSLNKLPIWIVSLLCLLLMSACTNETAPTKEEVQPPREEQEQKVNFDAAIEKKNTELELAPLELTSYSEEIGAKLTQPTHTNFAVSEFVTIEGSIEQHEQVKENFVWIKIQFNGDSLADNTLEYYAPIQNGKFKQQMTLFNGEGDYYITVMVPSKDRENYYYDLAKFNVFNVNPNLQRDITYTSFGQEAGLSIQDPDSGYVNANEVFLLTGKIDTINSPNETVMLELIKEGQSWKHVLPIKNDEFTYNLPLFYGKGVHKLKIYVPDKVKENYYQEGSILYIDNESDFISKPITYTTTYAERGVTLSSPTYGGGETNLTYRIKGSIDKDAPFAKETNHLYITTKKDSDEALAVIPVTDYTFDDEFYLRFGPGTYEVTVSVPKIKEKNSAQYFYYHVANFTVENTAPEDQRDSLPSRGVQSDSPEIMAIADKLLTDTMSDRDKAKAIYEYTAKTISYDVKKLKNSEFEWDDSALKVLNLKTGICQDYTYLALALLRAGGMEARYVAGTAGAGFNFSRHAWVEVKVDGEWLTMDPTWGSGYIDKGIFVANYTEDFFEPSEEAFKTHTRQQVEY; encoded by the coding sequence ATGTCATTAAACAAATTACCTATTTGGATTGTTTCATTACTTTGCTTACTGTTGATGAGTGCATGTACAAACGAGACTGCGCCAACGAAAGAAGAAGTACAACCACCACGCGAAGAGCAAGAGCAAAAGGTTAATTTTGACGCTGCCATTGAAAAGAAAAATACCGAATTGGAATTAGCACCATTAGAGCTCACAAGCTATAGCGAGGAAATCGGTGCAAAGTTAACACAGCCAACCCACACCAATTTTGCAGTCAGTGAATTTGTAACAATTGAAGGATCAATTGAACAGCATGAACAAGTAAAAGAGAATTTTGTATGGATTAAAATTCAGTTCAATGGCGATTCACTTGCTGATAACACTTTAGAATATTACGCACCAATACAAAATGGGAAGTTCAAACAGCAGATGACACTCTTTAATGGAGAGGGAGATTATTACATCACTGTAATGGTGCCAAGTAAAGACCGAGAGAACTATTACTATGACTTGGCGAAATTTAATGTTTTTAATGTAAATCCAAACCTCCAGCGAGATATTACTTATACTTCCTTTGGCCAAGAAGCAGGTTTATCAATTCAAGACCCGGATAGTGGCTACGTAAATGCAAACGAGGTTTTCCTTTTAACAGGGAAAATCGATACAATAAACAGTCCAAATGAAACCGTAATGCTCGAACTCATAAAAGAGGGTCAATCATGGAAGCATGTACTTCCGATAAAAAATGATGAATTCACATATAATCTTCCTTTATTTTACGGTAAAGGAGTCCACAAATTAAAAATTTACGTACCTGATAAGGTGAAAGAAAACTATTACCAAGAAGGCTCCATCCTATACATTGATAACGAGTCTGACTTTATTTCTAAACCAATCACATATACCACGACTTACGCTGAACGGGGAGTCACACTCTCTTCGCCTACTTATGGTGGTGGAGAAACCAATCTTACTTATCGAATTAAAGGATCAATTGACAAAGATGCGCCTTTTGCAAAAGAAACAAATCACCTCTACATTACGACTAAAAAAGATAGCGACGAGGCATTGGCTGTTATCCCTGTTACTGATTACACATTCGATGACGAATTTTATTTACGTTTTGGTCCAGGAACATATGAAGTAACGGTAAGTGTTCCGAAGATAAAAGAAAAAAATAGTGCGCAATACTTTTATTATCACGTGGCCAATTTTACAGTTGAGAACACGGCACCTGAAGACCAACGCGATTCTCTACCATCACGAGGTGTTCAATCCGATTCTCCTGAAATTATGGCAATAGCGGATAAGCTCCTAACCGATACAATGTCAGATCGTGATAAAGCAAAAGCGATCTATGAATACACAGCGAAAACAATTTCCTATGATGTGAAGAAGTTGAAGAACAGCGAGTTTGAGTGGGATGATAGTGCGTTAAAAGTGCTCAATTTAAAAACAGGAATTTGCCAAGACTATACGTATCTTGCCCTCGCCCTACTTCGAGCAGGTGGCATGGAAGCAAGGTATGTGGCAGGTACAGCTGGAGCCGGTTTTAATTTTTCCCGCCACGCTTGGGTGGAAGTAAAAGTTGATGGTGAATGGCTAACAATGGACCCGACATGGGGTTCGGGTTATATAGATAAAGGTATATTCGTCGCAAACTATACAGAGGATTTCTTTGAGCCATCAGAAGAAGCATTTAAAACACATACGCGACAACAGGTCGAATATTAA
- a CDS encoding RsiV family protein — MLHLVPVSISTYIIRNGAKQMVLYPQVEYLHRPQWQAKMNHAIVEQTRQLMIEQYGNMPTTVDEMLGYYEIKNNQRQVLSLTQTNYTYHSHAANGMSYLKSLTFDMLKERICTLKDLFIPNSDYIARISALIHEQIKRRNIPLINPFTVIKPDQDFYIADKTLVVYFQLFDITPHYFGFPIFPISVYDLADIIDENGPLGRLAENN; from the coding sequence ATGCTTCATCTCGTGCCAGTAAGTATAAGCACTTATATTATTAGAAATGGTGCAAAACAAATGGTTCTTTATCCTCAAGTGGAATATTTACATCGACCACAATGGCAGGCGAAGATGAATCATGCGATTGTTGAGCAAACAAGACAGCTCATGATTGAACAATATGGGAATATGCCGACAACTGTGGACGAAATGTTAGGGTATTATGAAATAAAAAACAACCAAAGGCAAGTGCTCAGTTTAACGCAAACGAATTATACGTATCATAGTCATGCTGCCAATGGAATGAGTTATTTAAAGTCTTTAACCTTCGACATGCTAAAGGAACGTATTTGTACGTTAAAGGATTTGTTTATCCCGAATAGTGATTACATTGCAAGAATTTCGGCGCTTATTCATGAACAAATTAAACGGCGGAATATCCCGTTAATTAATCCGTTTACCGTAATAAAGCCAGATCAAGATTTTTATATTGCGGATAAGACGCTTGTCGTTTATTTTCAGTTGTTCGACATTACACCACATTATTTTGGCTTCCCAATATTTCCGATTTCGGTCTATGACTTAGCGGATATTATCGATGAAAATGGTCCACTCGGTCGGTTAGCGGAAAATAATTGA
- a CDS encoding sensor histidine kinase — MDLFLMFYLHRNIINSKVDEQFETLLANGANHRDVLMEYYSNTTIKHIVLMERDANREVIITDQQGEILGISEINAELIDQVKPYLVGLQTDKDKVLVSDWHDSPYIVSAHPYDINTGQSGYVIMLSSTISIHEMVADLSLHFAIAGVTSFIVLFIVYAVLSKVITRPLIRMKEATEKLSEGDFQVRLSVSSKDELGELAGSIQKLANDLERLKSERNEFLASIAHELSTPLTYLIGYSKVMSRGNLTEQERQQYLEIIVEESNRMKELMKNLLDLAKMDENSFTVKKAFFAARPFFEGIHKLIEPSFAMKNMKLTLLCEGEYQLFADALRLEQIVINLLDNALNYSDEQSEVILQVSQNEEKTIISVMDSGIGIPANEIAFIFEKLYRVEKSRSRAFGGSGIGLSVVKELVEAHGGTIEVKSKRGKGSTFTITI; from the coding sequence ATGGATTTATTTTTAATGTTTTATTTACATCGAAATATCATCAATTCAAAAGTGGATGAGCAATTTGAGACATTGCTAGCGAATGGTGCGAATCACCGAGATGTATTAATGGAATATTATTCGAATACGACAATTAAACATATCGTCTTAATGGAAAGAGATGCCAATCGGGAAGTTATCATCACCGATCAGCAAGGAGAGATACTAGGGATTTCCGAAATAAATGCAGAGTTGATCGATCAAGTAAAACCATACTTAGTAGGCTTACAAACAGACAAAGATAAAGTTTTAGTTTCGGATTGGCATGATTCACCATATATTGTAAGTGCCCATCCATACGATATAAATACAGGACAAAGTGGCTATGTCATCATGTTGTCTAGTACGATCTCCATTCATGAGATGGTAGCCGATTTGAGTTTACATTTTGCTATAGCAGGTGTGACAAGTTTTATTGTGTTATTTATTGTTTACGCAGTGTTGTCCAAAGTCATTACGCGACCATTAATTCGCATGAAAGAAGCGACTGAAAAACTAAGTGAGGGCGATTTTCAAGTTCGTCTGTCGGTTAGCAGTAAAGACGAGCTGGGAGAATTGGCAGGATCCATTCAGAAATTGGCGAATGATCTTGAACGCTTAAAATCGGAACGTAATGAATTTCTTGCTTCAATTGCCCATGAATTAAGTACACCTTTAACTTATTTAATCGGCTATTCAAAAGTAATGTCGAGGGGCAATTTGACGGAACAGGAGCGACAACAATATCTAGAAATTATTGTTGAAGAGTCTAATCGAATGAAAGAGCTCATGAAAAACTTATTAGATTTGGCTAAAATGGATGAGAACTCATTTACAGTAAAGAAAGCTTTTTTTGCCGCTCGTCCATTTTTTGAAGGCATACATAAGCTTATTGAGCCTTCATTTGCTATGAAAAATATGAAGCTCACTTTGCTCTGTGAGGGAGAATATCAACTATTTGCTGATGCGTTACGGCTCGAACAAATTGTTATTAATTTATTGGATAATGCGTTGAACTATTCAGATGAACAGTCTGAGGTTATTTTGCAAGTCAGTCAAAATGAAGAAAAAACAATTATTTCAGTAATGGATTCGGGTATAGGCATCCCTGCAAATGAGATTGCCTTCATTTTTGAAAAGTTATACCGCGTCGAAAAATCACGGTCGCGTGCATTTGGAGGGTCGGGTATTGGACTATCTGTTGTGAAGGAACTTGTCGAAGCACATGGCGGTACAATTGAAGTCAAAAGTAAGCGTGGCAAGGGGAGTACCTTTACAATAACGATTTAA
- a CDS encoding response regulator transcription factor has product MQTILLVDDEQRMLDLVELFLKPHGYQCIKVTGGKKAIETLKKTKIDLVLLDVMMPEMNGWEVCKAIREFSNVPIILLTARSDKLDLVKGLDTGADDYVTKPFDEGELVARVGALLRRVAQDAGAKEQIQYLDFSLNTEAYALNYKDLTAQLTLKEFLIIKALISRPAKTFTREELMASGWEFDTYTDVRTVDSHIRNLREKLRNGGFPIEEFLKTVWGIGYKWS; this is encoded by the coding sequence ATGCAAACGATTTTATTAGTCGATGACGAGCAAAGAATGTTAGATTTAGTGGAATTATTTCTCAAACCACATGGCTATCAATGCATTAAAGTAACGGGTGGTAAGAAGGCTATTGAAACATTAAAGAAAACAAAAATTGATCTTGTTTTACTCGATGTGATGATGCCAGAAATGAATGGCTGGGAAGTTTGTAAAGCGATTCGTGAATTTTCGAATGTACCGATCATTTTGCTAACAGCGAGATCAGATAAGTTGGATTTAGTGAAAGGTTTGGATACTGGAGCGGATGATTATGTGACCAAGCCTTTTGATGAAGGGGAGTTGGTGGCAAGAGTAGGTGCACTTCTTCGCCGAGTTGCTCAAGATGCAGGAGCAAAGGAGCAAATACAATATCTTGATTTTTCTTTAAATACGGAAGCATACGCTTTAAATTACAAAGATTTAACTGCACAGCTTACACTAAAGGAATTTTTGATTATAAAGGCGTTAATTTCTAGACCAGCAAAGACATTTACACGGGAAGAGCTTATGGCAAGTGGCTGGGAATTTGATACGTATACAGATGTGCGCACAGTGGATTCGCATATTCGCAATTTAAGAGAGAAATTACGAAACGGTGGATTTCCCATCGAAGAATTTCTTAAAACGGTGTGGGGCATAGGTTATAAATGGAGTTGA
- a CDS encoding YjcZ family sporulation protein: MGYSNNACGYDNCSCNNYNGGYGGGNKFSFVLLVVLFILLIIVGASFVNKPC; this comes from the coding sequence ATGGGTTACTCTAATAATGCATGTGGATATGATAATTGTAGTTGCAATAACTATAATGGAGGATATGGTGGAGGCAACAAGTTCTCATTCGTACTTTTAGTTGTTCTGTTCATCCTATTAATTATTGTTGGTGCTTCTTTTGTTAACAAACCGTGCTAA
- a CDS encoding methyl-accepting chemotaxis protein: MFKSIKTKIISVVIVLFLIGIASMTVISSTQVKNTTKETATDASAALVNEISLAIENYLGQYAKAIGHLSMTPTVTNFSISNEDPLTSNPIHAIEQEFSNFLKFYEEASSIYLALPTKEMLIMPQANLGAEFDPTTREWYKDAIANPDVIQWSTPFIDTVTNEFVVAVSKAVYSNDQFIGVLSLDIQLSTLVTEIEASDVGYKGFPMVLDTNGTVVAHPYRTGENYMSMPFIAAMYEDGNDQNISYYESDGIDFVNVHTTLPDIGWKISAIYEEKNINETANDLRNSMLVVAFVTLLLISLALYFTIKRIIQPIGKLKSSMHSVSQGDLTVRSTIKTNDEIGELSDNFNLMIDNMNTIIAVVNDSASNVRASSESLSAVAEETNASSEEIALAMTEIAEGASKSAEDAETVTERTELLGQQINEITTKAEMMSHIATEADDMNMSGQAQMQQLKTSFDDWESNLQSMSEVIHTLESKVKAIGGVMETITQISSQTNLLALNASIEAARAGEHGKGFAVVAEEVRKLAEQSARATEEVKVTVQELQSESKLVTKQMNDTRENFQLQSIVVHDTGVTFEEISTLMASMHDSINTVYAELQKVALHKNNVAETIQTMAATSQETAATCEEVNASTTEQLHAIHSVTTAAETLTNLSEDLTKAINRFKV, from the coding sequence ATGTTTAAATCTATAAAAACGAAAATTATTTCGGTTGTCATAGTGTTATTTCTTATAGGCATCGCTTCAATGACAGTTATTAGTAGTACGCAAGTTAAAAATACGACGAAAGAAACAGCTACGGATGCGAGCGCAGCACTCGTCAATGAAATTAGTTTAGCAATCGAGAATTACCTTGGTCAATATGCAAAAGCGATCGGGCATTTGTCTATGACACCAACAGTAACAAATTTCTCTATTTCTAACGAAGATCCTCTAACAAGTAACCCCATCCATGCGATTGAGCAAGAATTCAGTAACTTTTTAAAATTTTATGAAGAAGCATCTTCCATTTACCTAGCTCTTCCTACAAAGGAAATGCTCATTATGCCACAAGCGAATCTTGGCGCTGAATTTGATCCGACAACACGTGAATGGTATAAAGATGCTATTGCAAATCCAGACGTGATTCAATGGTCAACACCGTTTATCGATACGGTAACGAATGAGTTTGTTGTGGCTGTTTCGAAAGCTGTCTATTCAAATGATCAATTTATCGGTGTTCTTTCACTTGATATTCAACTTTCTACATTAGTAACTGAAATTGAGGCTAGTGATGTCGGCTACAAAGGCTTTCCAATGGTACTAGATACAAACGGGACAGTTGTCGCTCACCCATATAGAACCGGGGAAAATTATATGAGCATGCCGTTCATTGCGGCTATGTATGAAGATGGAAACGATCAAAATATTTCTTACTATGAAAGTGATGGGATTGATTTTGTCAACGTCCATACAACACTACCTGACATTGGCTGGAAAATATCTGCTATTTATGAAGAAAAAAATATTAATGAGACAGCCAATGATTTACGAAATTCAATGTTAGTCGTTGCATTTGTTACATTATTACTAATATCTCTTGCATTATATTTTACAATAAAGCGAATCATTCAACCGATTGGTAAATTAAAATCCTCTATGCATTCGGTATCACAAGGGGATCTCACTGTTCGCTCCACGATTAAAACAAACGATGAGATTGGTGAACTTAGCGATAATTTCAATCTAATGATTGATAATATGAATACGATTATTGCAGTTGTTAATGACTCTGCTTCCAATGTCCGCGCTAGCTCTGAAAGCTTAAGTGCCGTTGCCGAAGAAACAAATGCATCAAGTGAAGAAATTGCACTTGCTATGACGGAAATCGCTGAAGGTGCCTCAAAATCAGCGGAAGATGCTGAAACTGTTACAGAACGCACAGAGCTTCTTGGTCAGCAAATTAATGAAATCACTACGAAAGCTGAAATGATGTCCCATATTGCGACAGAAGCCGATGATATGAATATGAGCGGACAAGCTCAAATGCAACAACTAAAAACTTCTTTCGATGATTGGGAATCCAATTTACAATCGATGTCTGAAGTAATTCATACGCTAGAATCTAAAGTAAAAGCAATTGGCGGTGTTATGGAAACAATTACTCAAATTTCGTCACAAACAAATTTATTAGCATTAAATGCGAGTATTGAAGCTGCACGCGCTGGAGAGCATGGGAAAGGTTTCGCAGTCGTTGCCGAAGAAGTACGTAAGCTGGCTGAACAATCTGCACGTGCTACAGAAGAAGTAAAAGTAACGGTTCAAGAATTACAATCGGAATCTAAATTAGTAACGAAACAAATGAATGACACACGTGAAAATTTCCAACTTCAAAGTATAGTTGTTCACGATACTGGAGTGACTTTCGAGGAGATTTCTACATTAATGGCAAGCATGCACGACTCGATTAATACTGTTTATGCAGAGCTCCAAAAAGTCGCATTGCACAAAAATAATGTTGCTGAAACCATTCAAACAATGGCGGCTACCTCTCAAGAGACTGCTGCAACTTGTGAAGAAGTGAATGCCTCGACAACGGAACAGCTCCATGCGATTCATTCGGTCACAACTGCGGCAGAAACATTAACAAATTTAAGTGAAGATTTAACGAAAGCAATTAATCGCTTTAAAGTTTAA
- a CDS encoding YfiT family bacillithiol transferase, with product MSVTFPIGKLQVPDKVTAEKLQQWLKEIETYTNRLREVVDPLSDEELSKTYKDGSWTIRQLVHHIADSQLNMYQRLKIALTDENPTVPGFDQDKWAIQPDTKLPVKSSIKMLEGINERIVCLGASLTEEQLDRIFTHQENGEITVAKKMAKLSWHEEHHLAHIQLALSK from the coding sequence ATGAGCGTAACGTTTCCAATTGGGAAATTACAAGTACCTGACAAAGTAACAGCAGAAAAACTACAACAATGGTTAAAGGAAATCGAAACGTACACAAATCGATTAAGAGAAGTGGTTGATCCGTTAAGTGATGAGGAATTAAGCAAAACATATAAAGATGGCAGCTGGACAATACGTCAACTTGTTCATCATATTGCAGATTCACAGTTAAATATGTATCAACGTTTGAAAATCGCTTTAACAGATGAAAATCCAACAGTACCAGGATTTGATCAAGATAAATGGGCAATTCAACCAGACACGAAACTTCCGGTAAAAAGTTCGATTAAAATGTTAGAAGGAATCAATGAACGCATCGTATGTTTAGGTGCTAGTTTAACCGAAGAGCAATTGGATCGAATTTTTACTCATCAGGAAAATGGAGAAATAACAGTAGCGAAAAAAATGGCAAAATTATCATGGCATGAAGAGCATCATTTAGCACATATCCAATTAGCATTGTCGAAATAA